ATTTTTTCTCTTGCACGCCCGAAAGCAAAAAAGTCCCAGTTGACGTTTGTAAGGTACATGGCACCAAAAGCTGAATTCCAGTTCTGGCTGCCAAGCGGCAAACCGGATGAGGCCACACCAAGTCCTCCCAAACCATATAAAGGACCATTCTGGCCATTTACAGTACCATAATCCTGCTGAAGGGAAAGGTTGAGATTAGGCAGGTAATCTTTTTGACTTTGACTTACCGAAGCCTTCGAAGCATTAATATAATTTGCCTTTGCTTTCAACGTACCATAATTACTTTTGGCCGTTGCAATAGCATCAGGAAGTGTGAGTGTTTGTGCTTTTGTTTTTATCCCGGAAAAAAGAAAACTCAGAATGACAAGCACGAATAGACTTTTATTTTTTATCAAATTGGGCAAATAGCAAGAAGACCGGAAGATTATTGAAGTCTGATAGGGACTTAGGGCGAAATTCAATTTCATTTTAACCATTTTCTAAACTTGTATTCTAAGGTTACAAAAGTACTATAAGGCAAAGCACTTATTACTATGTATTTCAAATAATAAACTGTAAAATTCAAACATTCACTTTCTAAATGAATTTGGTGTTATTCCGGTTTGCTTCTTGAAAAGATTGTTGAAATACTCAGGATATTCGAATCCAAGACAATAAGCAATTTCGGAGATACTCCAATTGGAATTTTTTAATAATAATTTAGATTCCTGTATTAATCTTTCTGTGATGTGTTCTGTTGTAGTCTTACCGGTTACTTCTTTCAACGCCCTGTTCAGGTGATTGATATGAACTGATAACCGTTGTGCATAGTCTTTTGCTGTGCGGAGCTGTAATTTATGCTCAGGAGAATCAATTGGAAATTGCCTGTCCATCAGCTCAACAAAGTAAGAAGTGATACGGCTCGACCCATTTATATGACTGTCACTTATTTGAGAAGCTTGCATTTTTACGGCTTCGTGAATGATCAGGTTTACATAGTTTCTGATAAGCTCGTACTTGTAAACATAGCTGGATTCGACCTCAGCGCACATTTTTTGGTATAAATCCAAAAGATATTTTTCCTGCTGTTCTGTTATGAAAAATACGGGAATTGTATCAATTTTAGAAATGGGCGAATCCATAAAACTTTTTGTGCGACTCATTCCGTTCAGAAACTCGTCGTTGAAGAGACAAAAATAACCAGATTGGTTCTCCGAAATATTTTCCCAGGAGTAAGGAACATTCCTGTTGAAAAAGACAAGAGCGTTCTGGTTTATCTCAATTTTTGTATCTCCATAAAGCAATTTTCCCTTTCCAATAATAAGGGAAATTTTGTAGTAATCTCTGCGGCTGTATGCATTATAACGATTGCAAAATTTCCGTGAAAATACATTGAAGTGTCCTTGTGTTTGTTGTGCGTTATTAGAATCCGCCAGAATGGGTTTGGCAGCAGGATGTGATTTGTAAAAATCGTCGATTGATTCACTGATTATCATGCCATAAAGCTATGAAATTCAAATAACAGCAGCAAAGATTAGCGAATATTGACGGTTTTTTTAATATTAAATTAATTTTTTTTGGCGTGCTTAAGTTACAAAATTCCAAAACCCATTTTTTATAAAAACTTTAAAAAACAGCACTGGCAAGGCTCAAACACGTATTTAAACAAAAAAACCGGATATAAATCCGGTTTAAATAATGATCAGGAATCAATAATTTCAAAATGCCGTAAACAGTCGGGATCAATCAAAGATAAATCGTGACAGATCGGATGAGATACAAAATTAATACATCTGGCCAGCTCGCTGATACGAATATCATCTTTTGGCTTCCATGCATATGTTTTACCGGTTTGAGCGGACTTACCGGGCGTAAATTCCTCAAAGTTTGATCGTGGATTATTTCTATGCTCTCTCATAACATAAAGTTAAGGATGAGTTATTTAGGTGATCAAACTTACATAATCGTTATATTAATGTCAAGCAATATTTAGTTAATCTTCTACAATGTATATAGAAGATTTAGCACAACCTTTTAATTTAAGAATTTCAAGCAGTAAGACGTTGAGTTAAATCGGTCAGGAAAGAAGTCAGGGCGAATATGGTACTGCAATTTTTGTCTTGATTCAGAACTTTGCAGTAAATATGCACCTGAGTAATTTAAACGGAAAGAGGAGATTAAAAATTGGTTACTTGTCTGGGCGATTCATTTAAAAGCAGAATTTGAATTACCTGAAATTACATTCCTGCATAAATAGAACGTTTATCCATTAAAGGTACTGATGCTTTTTGAATAGATTGAACCTGCTGTTGTTTTACAGATTTTTCTGCCACCGTAACGTTCGGAGTTTTTGACAATGGCTGCGTCCAGCAGATGTAAAAACCCAGCATCAAAACAAGCACAACCGAGGATAATCCAAGGGACCACAGCAGTGCATCCAGGCAACGTTTTGAAAATGATAAAATACTGTTCATGTTTTTATGATGGTTAGTTTGTCAGAAAATGGGTGTTACCAGGCCCATTGCGTTTCTGTTCGCAGCATATTTACGAAAACCGTGCCCGATTGGATTTAATGAAAGGTTTTTTAAAAAATTTAGATCAGTTTTCGTCCTTTCCATTCATATTCTGGTTTTTGTACAATTAAACCAAAAAAACATACATAGAATGGGTAGAAGATTTGAGTAAACGGTATGAAGAAAATGGACACAGATTTTCTCAAAAAATGTAGAACTGTACCCAAAAATAACCATTCCGGGGCACATTTGATCAACAGCAAAATTCCAAAGTTTTGAGCAGTTATATTTTTCGTCAGGCATAATGCCAATGCGACAATCATGGAAAGATTACATGCAAAAATATAAAGTGCAAGAAAAAGTGGCGTCTTGTTCTGATAATGTTTCCATTTACTGGCCCAGCGTTTTCTTTGTTTGAAAAAAAGAGACCATTCGGAGTGTGCTTTTGTAGAAACAACGGCCTCCGGATTTTTTAAAAATTTGACTCCTCCCGGATATTTTGCTGCGATTTTGTGCATTAAAAATTCATCGTCACCGGAAGCTATATGTCTCACACCATCATATCCGTCAACAGCAAAAAATGCACTTTTTTCATAGGCCAGATTTGCCCCGTTGCAAAGAGAAGGAAATCCTGCCGCAATAGCACTGGCTCCGCTTCCGATCAGACTTGAAAATTCCACAGTTTGCAAATAATCTGTGAAAGAAGATTCCTTAAAAAAAGTCACTGGTCCGCTGATTAGTTTTGCTTTTGATGACATCTGGCAATCGGAAATTGCCTGGAGCCATCCGGGTTGTACGCGACAGTCGCCGTCGGTTGTTACAATAATATTTCCTTTTGATTCGGTTATAGCTGTTTCAATTGCGCGTTTTTTAGGAGAACTGGTTGGTGTATCTGTTAGTGAAATCAAAGAAATATTACATGCTGAATGTAAACTAAGTCTTTTTACAATGACGGAAGTCTGATCCGTTGATCCGTCGT
The nucleotide sequence above comes from Dyadobacter subterraneus. Encoded proteins:
- a CDS encoding helix-turn-helix domain-containing protein, translated to MIISESIDDFYKSHPAAKPILADSNNAQQTQGHFNVFSRKFCNRYNAYSRRDYYKISLIIGKGKLLYGDTKIEINQNALVFFNRNVPYSWENISENQSGYFCLFNDEFLNGMSRTKSFMDSPISKIDTIPVFFITEQQEKYLLDLYQKMCAEVESSYVYKYELIRNYVNLIIHEAVKMQASQISDSHINGSSRITSYFVELMDRQFPIDSPEHKLQLRTAKDYAQRLSVHINHLNRALKEVTGKTTTEHITERLIQESKLLLKNSNWSISEIAYCLGFEYPEYFNNLFKKQTGITPNSFRK
- a CDS encoding glycosyltransferase family 2 protein, which codes for MFEQYIASWMVPLLWILISSYGFFTILLYVLWKFLPSENKKQSNTSNFLSVIIPVRNEQDNIENLLNDLEKQSFPYERFEVLVVDDGSTDQTSVIVKRLSLHSACNISLISLTDTPTSSPKKRAIETAITESKGNIIVTTDGDCRVQPGWLQAISDCQMSSKAKLISGPVTFFKESSFTDYLQTVEFSSLIGSGASAIAAGFPSLCNGANLAYEKSAFFAVDGYDGVRHIASGDDEFLMHKIAAKYPGGVKFLKNPEAVVSTKAHSEWSLFFKQRKRWASKWKHYQNKTPLFLALYIFACNLSMIVALALCLTKNITAQNFGILLLIKCAPEWLFLGTVLHFLRKSVSIFFIPFTQIFYPFYVCFFGLIVQKPEYEWKGRKLI